In Plasmodium sp. gorilla clade G2 genome assembly, contig: PADLG01_00_11, whole genome shotgun sequence, the following are encoded in one genomic region:
- a CDS encoding acyl-CoA synthetase, putative: MRILFIMCSVFINLVYSLPFFTQISGVPKGYAEICENPVNKDESSVYGIKDHKKKASLYIYKHIIKIIFSKYGMDYNEVALVEHSRGKPTASITYSDFFKKVLSFSHTLCYYQGKGIETQSYREIQNKGKFKLLGLYGSNSINWLISDFASMISGVTTLVLHSKFSIDVIVDILNETKLQWLCLDLDLVEGILERKKDLPYLKKVIILDSLITSEYLNLEDEEKNIFTSNQNNNNKRKNKKNKNKKNNKKKNKKKNKKNNNESFNEKYDEIISLPYYKEKIDKINALKRKYHYNSMNIILFDDMIKKSITDISIKNDDPDFITSIVYTSGTSGKPKGVMLSNRNFFSTLIPLCNDSILVNYSPKAHLSYLPISHVYERILVYLSFMKGIRIDIWSKDMNYFSEDIYNTKGNIIAGVPKIFSRMYTNIMSEINNLPFLKRCMVKGVLSLGKSSKYNVSSSNFLDKLVGVSCKIKEKINPNLEVIINGGGKLSAQIARELSILLNVNTYQVYGLTETNGAIFVQNHNDFDNDSVGGPIAPTTKYKVKTWEIYKATDRLPKGELLVKSDSVFCGYFLEKELTENAFTDDGYFKTGDIVQINPNGSLKFLDRSKGLVKLSHGEYIETDKLNNLYSQISFINYCVAYGDDTMDGPLAIISMDKSLFFKSLKNNNMLETTGVDEKNYLEKLTDDNINNNIFVEYVKGKMMDVYKETNMNRHNIINHIYLTSKVWDTYNYLTPTLKVKRFRIFKDYAFFIDKVKKIYENKLKASSTCCNGILINGDKNVEMKKQRNDKDESSEKKLEENIKNKKFLNEIIEDPLKSTTLNDHKVNELERNK, translated from the coding sequence atgcgTATTTTATTCATCATGTGTAgtgtatttattaatttagtTTATTCATTACCATTTTTCACCCAAATTAGTGGTGTACCTAAAGGATATGCAGAAATATGTGAGAATCCAGTAAATAAAGATGAATCAAGTGTATATGGTATAAAAGATCATAAGAAAAAGgcttctttatatatttataaacatattataaaaataatattttcgaAATATGGGATGGATTATAATGAAGTTGCACTAGTAGAACATTCTCGTGGTAAACCAACAGCTTCTATTACATATTcagatttttttaaaaaagtatTATCCTTTAGTCATACTTTATGTTATTATCAAGGAAAAGGCATTGAAACACAATCGTATAGggaaatacaaaataaaggTAAGTTTAAGTTGTTAGGTTTGTATGGTAGTAATTCTATTAATTGGCTAATTTCTGATTTCGCATCTATGATTAGTGGAGTTACCACATTAGTATTGCATTCCAAATTTAGTATTGATGTAATtgtagatatattaaatgaaaccAAATTACAATGGCTATGTTTAGATTTAGATTTGGTTGAAGGAATTTTGGAGCGTAAGAAAGATTTACCTTATTTGAAAAAGGTTATAATATTAGATTCATTAATTACAAGTGAATATCTAAATTTGGAAGAtgaggaaaaaaatatatttactagtaatcaaaataataataataaaagaaaaaataaaaaaaataaaaataaaaaaaataataaaaaaaaaaataaaaaaaaaaataaaaaaaataataatgaatcatttaatgaaaaatatgatgaaatCATTTCTTTGCCATATTATAAAGAGAAAATTGACAAAATTAATGccttaaaaagaaaatatcattataatagtatgaatattatattatttgatgatatgataaaaaaaagcaTAACGGATATCAgtattaaaaatgatgatcCAGATTTTATTACATCAATTGTTTATACATCTGGAACTTCTGGAAAACCAAAAGGGGTAATGTTAAGTAATAGAAATTTTTTCAGTACACTAATACCCCTTTGTAATGATAGTATACTTGTAAATTATTCTCCCAAAGCGCATTTATCCTATTTACCTATTTCTCATGTGTATGAAAGGATTCTTGTTTACCTTTCTTTTATGAAAGGCATTAGGATAGATATATGGAGCAAGgatatgaattatttttctGAGGATATTTACAACAcaaaaggaaatataataGCAGGTGTACCCAAAATTTTTTCAAGAAtgtatacaaatattatgagtgaaataaataatttaccATTTTTGAAAAGATGTATGGTGAAGGGTGTTTTATCATTAGGTAAATCATCTAAATATAATGTATCTTCTAGTAATTTTCTTGATAAGCTTGTTGGCGTCTCTTGTAAAATTAAAGAGAAAATAAATCCTAATTTGGAAGTTATAATAAATGGAGGTGGGAAGTTATCAGCTCAAATTGCACGTGAATtaagtatattattaaatgttaATACATATCAAGTTTATGGTTTAACCGAAACTAATGGAGCTATTTTTGTACAAAACCACAACGATTTTGACAATGATAGTGTAGGGGGACCTATAGCTCCtacaacaaaatataaagtgAAAACATGGGAAATTTACAAAGCTACTGATAGACTACCTAAAGGAGAATTATTAGTTAAAAGTGATTCAGTATTTTGTGGATACTTTTTAGAAAAGGAACTAACAGAGAATGCTTTTACTGATGATGGTTATTTTAAAACAGGAGATATTGTACAGATTAATCCAAATGGgtctttaaaatttttagatAGATCCAAAGGATTAGTAAAATTATCACATGGGGAATACATAGAAACTGATAAGttgaataatttatattcacaaatatcatttataaattattgtgTTGCCTATGGAGATGATACTATGGATGGACCTTTAGCCATTATTTCTATGGATAaaagtttattttttaaatctttgaaaaataataatatgctaGAAACTACTGGagttgatgaaaaaaattatttagaaaaattaactgatgataatataaataataatatttttgttgaATATGTTAAAGGGAAAATGATGGACGTTTATAAAGAAACAAATATGAATAGAcacaatattattaatcatatatatttaacttCCAAAGTTTGggatacatataattatcttACACCTACCTTGAAGGTTAAAAGATTCCGTATCTTTAAAGATTATGCTTTTTTCATTGATAAagttaagaaaatatatgaaaacaaATTGAAAGCAAGTAGTACATGTTGTAACggaatattaataaatggaGACAAAAATGTAGAAATGAAGAAACAAAGAAATGATAAGGATGAATCTTCAGAGAAAAaattagaagaaaatataaaaaataagaaatttcTAAATGAAATTATAGAAGATCCATTGAAATCTACGACATTAAACGATCATAAGGTAAATGAATTAGAAAggaataaatga